GCGGGGAAATGTGGTTGACAACGCCACCTTCATTGGTGGCAAGTTCCATTATCACATCGAATGGCAGGTCCCGTGAACTGTGTATCACGGCGCCACTCTAGTAACGCGACCAAAACGACGACGGTATTTAAGTGAATTTCCGTTTTGTCGTGTACAAACCACTAATTAACCTCCGTACGCGCTCACAACAGAGGCGCCCAATTCCTGTATTTACAGACGTTGGACGAGCTCGCGAAAGAACTCCGGAAGGTGGAGGAGGAACGGCGGATTGCCGTGATGGTTAATCTGGCTGAACGAGACCGGAGGATGCGAGAGGCACAAGAATCTGGCACACGCCAGGCTGAAGAGCTCCTCCGCGCGCGAGAGGACGAAACATTCAACCGAGTGATGTCTCTGCATCACCAGACAGTCGATTCCTACATCGAAGGCATACTTACAGCCTCCGTCGAGCAAGCAGCAAAGCAACAAGTACGACAGAGGTTTTTGCAGCAGTCTGAAACCAAGGACTCTGATTAGACGTGCATCGTCGCCGGTGTTTTTATCTATTTGTGCCGTGCTTCGTTCAGGCTCTGGTTGAAGCGAAGCTACGGGCCGAACAGCTTTCAGAAGTGGTGGACGAGCTGGAAGAGAGGTATTCGAACCCGACAACTATAGCCCGCGAGCTGGTGACTAGTTTCCTTCTGCCCCATGTACAGAAACAGCAGTTGCAGAGACAGTTGCATCTCGAACAAGAAAAATACAGCATTGCAGCTCGTTACGCCATCGGTGAAAGCTTCCAACCACTCAAGACAACGTTCGGTCCCCTTTTTTACTAGACAGTAGTTCCGGCATGCACACGCGAACTCCTCGCTATCGATGCGAGATGGACTGTCTCTTACGTGAAACGCTGTCAAACTGTCAGTTAAACTGTCATCACAGTGAGACGAGGACCCCCCCTTTTAGCAGGCTGGCCCGCGTCGAACGTTAGAGGGCGACCCAACGACCATAGAATTTGAAGAACAGTCACATGCAAGCCATGGCGATTCAGGTGCGAGAAAACTGTCGGCAAAAATAGAAGATCGcccttttttttcgtttaCTCATCGAATCTGTGGGTTAGCCTCGACTGTCGATGGCGGGGTGACAtccgctttttcttcctcagggGGGCATTATGAATCTGCTCGTGTGTTCCTAATGTTTTGGGACATTGTCATGTCTACTAAATTCGATGATGCCGGCGTCGAGATCTTTTCTGATGAAGGCAATGCTGCATTCAGAACGCACCGCATTTAGCAGGATAGGCCGCACATGACGTTAAACACATCTATATTTAGATGGCGTGAATGCCGACAACCAGCTACTTACATTTTTGGCCTTGGCTTGACTCGAGTAACGAAAAGGTCAACTGCCGAAGTTCGTTCAAAAACTTCCAGTTTTCCTCCGATTCGAACCGGTCAATGATCTCGTCCCTGGTCCACGTAAGACCACAGCGAGCTCCTGCCGATCACGTAAAGCATTCACACAAGTGAAACCAATCCTCCAGCGTATAGGCAGTTTCACCAAGTGGTCAATATGACCCTCTAAACACACGTCAAGGACAACGTTTCAGACAAACCTTCTTCAACCAGCGTCTTCAGGATCAGCTTCTGTGAAACAACGTCCGGCAGTAGGCTATCAGCCGAAATTTTCTCGCCCGAGGCGATTGACAGGAGAGTCAGCATGGCTGAGAGACCCCATGCTCCCCAGTTCGCTGTCGTCGCAACTGCAAGGCAAAACAGAGATTACCGAAACCATACATTCGGTCGTCAGGCATTGTAGCCCGCACCATATGCGCATCGATCCTCACGATCAACTTACCCAGAGTAAAGTCCGCTTGGACACTGCACCCTATATCTTCTCCGTATTCAACGTTTTCCTTGACACAGCTGATTAAGCCTCCCATTCCTAGCTCGTTACCTGCAGTTAGAAAAAGACATAGTCGGCACGGCTGGTGTCGTTAAGTGACAGCTGTGCGCCACAAGGCGATGTTGCGCAGATAGTTTGAGCCTCACCCAGTTCCCCAATGACGGCAGTGGTGGCCACGTGATCCGGCCGCAGAGCGAACCTCTCGGGCCGAGTGAAAAAGAACTTGAAAGAGGAATCAAATGCAGTCATATTTGCCCGATCATGCGCTCGagtttcgccttcttctcctggcCCCGGTCTGGGAAGAGAAATCGAGCAAGACAAAGGCGTATGCGAGTCCGAAATTACTCAAACATGTTAGGATGACTCAGATGCTGGCAAGAGAAGCATCTGTTCTTCAACAGTTCACCTGCCAAGGTTTAGGATGAAATCGGCTGCGTCGTACACGTTCTGTAGTCGGACATCTTCAGCCTCTGTCCAGTTGCGCTGGCAAGCAAATTTGACGTATGCCGCTGTCTCAATTGGAATGTCCTGAAGCATCAAAGACAGTCAGCCAGGTTGGAGTGAACAAGTGAACTTCGTGCACTGTAGGTTCCAGATCATTCGATCATTTTTTGGGCTACCCTTACCTTCAGGGTGGCCGCAGTCAAATCTGCACACTCATCCATGGAAAGGTTTGCCTTTTTGAGAGCCTCGAACACTTGCTCATGATTCAGTTCATCTGAGAAAACAAACGCAGACCCACGTGAGTCGAGCAATATGCTGCATTGTGTCTCCGCAGGAATGTTCAAGCATCCGTACACGCTTCTACGTGACAGAGAGTGGCAAACCTGGACTTGCCTGTTACGAGAACGACTTGTCGACCCAATCGCTGGAGAGTTCGAGTGATAGCAAATGCACCACCAGGTCCGTCTGTGTCTGTAGGAGGCCACATAATTGTACAGTTAGCTGAGCCTACAAGGATCGCCACGACCTTGGTTGTAGGGGAGAGCAGTGTTTCAGCCATTGAGAGGAGTTGCCCCTTCCCGCCGGCTTCGTAGAGCGTTCTAACTCCACCTTTAATTTTATGATGGCCGGACTCCCGAACAAGCAACTCTTCCAGCTGCTGACTCCATGCGGCTGCTGATGAGTTATGCGTGTGTTCCGTCATCGTGAATAAGGAATATGCGTAAACCTCGTCTTACAACGCGGGAATCTAGACAAACGgaactctttcttctcgacttgcGAACGTCCGTCTGAGCTCACTGTAAAACGGTCCGACTTTAGATTCAAAAGTGGTAAGGAAGACATTCCGTTGATTCTATGGACTCGGGGTCGCATCGGCGACCGGGGATAAAACGAGCAACCAGCGTGAGGAGAAAGTGCAGCAGTCAGCAACAGTGGTTGCATCAGGAACTCAAGTAACAATGCCCGATCCCCTACTCTGCAATCTCTTTTACTGGAGGATAGTGACCAACAAGCCACTGTTCATGTTGCCTGGCTCACTGACATCGGACCACCTTGCGTGCCGACGGCTTTGCCAGCCATTGAGACCCTCGAAGGTAGCGGGCCAAAAAGGTGTTTTCAGAGAACCAATATAGTAGGGTCCATGACCAGTCTCTCAGGAAGCCAGGAAATGACGGTGAGCTGAGCCCTCTTTGGTCCAAGCCTTCTAGCGAGGGTGATAGCTCCGATTGAATGGTACTAACATACAGTGCCCGTTGCGGTAGAAGCGAAATCGAGCGACGCATGCCACAAACACATGTGCCTTTTTTCCGCCATATACTCGCAGGTTTCCGAGCCACACGCTACGTTCTTCGCCACAAAGGGTTTTAGCATTCACACGTGGCGGTTagagacggaagaaaggTCACCGCGGTAGCGACAATGCACACGTCCCTGTACATCTGCGATAACATTGATGGACCGCGCATCTTTTACCACCTGAGCGTATGTACCTTCCCGCCCCTTCTGTGGTGGTTTGCATCGTACAAACCCACCGGGTCCAGGGACACACTCGGGTGCTACCGAATACGATAATGCCTTGTGTCGCGAAGTATCTGCAGATCCATTCCCTGCTCTGGTAGGTGGTTCGTCAATGTGGTTGAGCTGCTCGCTGCCTAATTTCGAGTGGGCAGTAAACGTTATCGGTGACTCACTCAATTACGAAGCACATGGCTCTTCTAtgggaaaaggaagaaactcTCGCTGACTAGGAGCGACGTCGACTGTTGGGATGGCTACAAGCACAGTAACAGGGCAGCTTAGCTGCCCTGTTACTGCCCTTTACTAAATTCTCACACGTTACGTCCATACACCGGAAACAACCGAAAAGGAGGGCACACATATCTGGCATgccagaagaaaaagtgCGAGTAACGTTGTTAAATCAAGGACCTGCATCAGTTTTTTTGAGTACAAAATTTGACACTATCTGCGCACCCTGTCCTTTTGAAACTCTGCTAGCACAGGGATCCAACGGCGAAAAATCCGCGGAAACAAAACCGGCACCTGTCAACAACTACTACTCATAGCTCATCTCCGCGAGAGCTCCCATTTGAGTTCTCTTCGCCGCAACTCCCGCCGTCGTCAGTGTTTGTAGTCGTTATGTCTGTCGAGTTTTTCAAAGGTGGGATATTCAACTGCCTCTTACTCCCACGGACGTTGGGCTCACTGTCAGTGCCCTGCTTCGAAATGTCAAGTCTCCATTCAAAAAAGGTACCATCGCGGATTTCGAGCATCCTAGGCGAATCAGCTACGTACCGGCTGACTCCTGTGTCGATCAGGAGGAGCCTCCCACCACAGTATACCTCAATATTGCCAGATTCCTGCACTGTATGGCCAATGACCATTTTCTCAGAGTCCAGTATCCCTAGTGTTTTGTCAAGTTCCTCACATATCTTCGTCATTTGCCCCATGGAATAAACCCGTGTCCATAGCGGACCTTGAGAACCAGCCACAAACAGATCACCCGTTGACGATCCCATGGCCTCGTTGTAGAACCGAGAGTTATGTAGCTTGCAATCGTTGGCCAATTCTTCTCGAAGTTGTTGCGTAAGCTTGCTGAGTCCCAAAACAGCGAAGTCGCTCGGGATCCCTGCATGGGAGAAGATGACGCCATTTGCCTTTATTGATAGTGGGAATGATCGGAGCATGTTGCCATAATGCCCGCCATCCATGAACTGCCGGCGGCGCTCCAGGGCACCTCCAAATTCAATCGTTTCCGAAGGATGAGCGTATCGAAAATCTCCACAGATATTCATTACATCGTGGTTTCCGAGAAGTTGAATTATTTTTCCTCCTTGTTCCGTTGCTTGCGCAGATAGACTCGCGAAGTAGTCGTAAATGCGCTTTCCATCGGGGCCCCTATCGACGACATCACCAGTCTGAATCAGGAGAGTGTCGCCTGCAATCCAGTTCCCGTCTTCATCTACTACTCCGGCTCCGTACAGCAGTAGCATTGTATTGCCGATATCGCCGTGAAGATCGCCGACAGCTAAAATTCGAGAACCAGGCCAGTGAAAGTCAAGGGGATCAGATGTCACGGCAGTCATCGGCCGTACCATAAAGCATGTAAGAAGGAAAGTAAGCACGACCAAGCTCATGCTGGCGCTCACTCGAACACGTAGGTAGTTGTGCCACGTGCTTTCGATGAAAGGGGGCACGGCCACGCTTCTCCTTGAAGGTGGttcccgtttctctgtccACGGCGGTCTCCATTGTGAAAGAAGCGAGCCGATGGATGTGAGCTCCATGGAAAACCAGGAACCACGTTGGAGCGGGAAAAACATGTTTGGAAAATGAAGAAGCTGGTTGCGTTAGAAACTGATAGCCTGCCGTTTGCAACACTCTGGAACGCCAGTACTCGGGGAATGGGCGAGATAGCGCTCCGATGTGAGCTCTGCTGTGAAAAGAAGCGTCCAATTCAAGTACAAGAAGATTTCCAGGGCAATTAGTTGCATTGTTGGCCAACTCCAACTAGCATACGCGACTTGGCGTACGTCTAACTATAGCGGGACTGCCACCACGCATGTTTGGACCTGCGGCCGCCTCCACACACTTACTCTAGATGCACTTCTCAACACGATGTGATATCTGGACGAGGACAAAAGTACAAATATCGGTCAAGACTTCCACGCTGTCAAAAGTGCGCGTCAGTTGAACCCCAAAGGCACAACAACTCAGCAACATCTACACGGTTTCTCGCGGTGGgaggtctgcatgcaaaaaaagTGACCCCCACCCTCACGGAGTTCAAGAGGGCATCTTCGTCCTGTAGTCACGCAGCAGCGCTTTTTACTTCTCCATTTCGGCTTACAGGGCCGTCTACACTTCTTTTTGTCTCTACACCGGTAGGAGACCTGTTGGACAAACTGTCCGGCGGCATGACTGTAGAGGACGTCTCTTGCTTGAAACGCATCGTAGAGGACTGGCCGGCTCTCAAGCCTGCAGCACCCGATCACTGTTTGACTGCCCCCGCAGTACACAAGGCAACACGCGTCAGCTTACTTCGTTCAACTTCTGCCCTGACAGGGTTCGGGATCTGCAGAGGAACTTGTGATGCAAGGACGCATGGCTTGCGTGCAGGATTCTTTACCATCGCATGAATCGGTTCGAATGCTGCCTGAACAATATCTCTGTTTTTGATGAATGTTTCCTATAGTCGCGCAATGTCAGATTTTTAGCGGATGACCTCCTACCGAATACGATTCTTCTGAATATTCAGaagtctctgcttctcagaCACGTAATCGTCTTCGTCGGCTCTTCGTTCCGCCTGCTCGATCCTCAAGAGTGAGTCTGCATTCCCCGAAATTTGGTATAGTGTTCTGCAGATATCGCAGCTTGTTTCCTACGCACCCAGCGCTTCAAGCACATCCTCAGTGTCTTCCTCTGGAGCCTGAAAAGCAACGCATATGTTGCCCGCTTCTGCCTTGAAGAACAGGTCACCTTACATGAACGCGGATCTTGAAGTCCGATTTCCCTTCGAATGCAGACAGCAGAGCTGTGGAGCCGCCCTGGATAAGAGTACAGTAACTTGTTCTTCCCAGCGCAGCGTGTAATGCACAGCTTCCTTACAGGGCCGAAAGGGGTTTGCTTTAGCTCTTCTCCCGCGGCATAGGCACTTCCGCACAACGTGGCAGCCATACATACGCCAATACAACAACGAGCTGGCTTCATTGTGAGACAGAGGGTCTAGATATCTTTTATGCATGCAGTCCTTTTGGAAAAAAGTTGCTACGTGGGAGTGCTCCCTTGGTGCGACGGGGAATAACTACTTCCCCTGTAGATACAGCAAAAATCGCCTGAGGAAAGAGGCATAACGGCTCTGTGACAAGTGTGGATTCGGCTGCATTCGATCCTTACCGTAGCAGTCCACACGGGAAAACGAATTTTAATGAGGCGATaccagaagaaacaaagcgcACTGGTCACGAACTGAGCTGCTGCTTTGTGCTGTTCTAGCGAATCTATAACGGTGCCTGCCAGCATCCGCAGAAACTATAGTGAAACCGTGGGACCGGTGCATAAAAAGTGCAAAACCCTGTACGATGCCATCTACAAAAGCTAGAACAAGAAGGCCCCCTCACTACATCGCCCGTCCCTACAAACAATTCAGTTACGAGAGTGGAAAGGAAGCAAATAAGTGGAACATCAGAAGAATTCGGTGTGCGGCCATGCTGGACTTCTTGGGGTAGACGATAGCTGGGTGTCGGTTCCGCGTCATTGTGATCTAACAAGTCATGAGAAATATGCAGCGATCCGCTGTGGTGGTTTGGCCATCCTTCCATTGCCCGTTGCACGCCTGAAATTCTATGTTGGGTGGGTGAACCTGCGTCGCACGGCAAATGCCGTACTGCGTCGGGCTTTTCTGCGTGAACCCATGGATCTGGCCGCACAGCGAACTCGCCAGTAGGCGTGACGCAGGTGGAACGGTTGGAACAGTAGCAAATCTGTGCGGAATTTGTCACAAATTTTCTGTCAAATTCTACCCATGGCCAGAGGTTCGTTTTGGCTGCGCCACTGCCTTAAGTCGTTTTTCAAGTTACCGGGCAGCGGTAACGCTGCCTGTTTCGTCGATGTTAATTGTAATGTACACATTGGTGCGGGCTGATGGAGCTGAAAAATCGctgctttttctttcagagAAGGGTTCAGCTATGCCGGATGTGGAAGCAACAGCGCCACGTCCCTGACTACTGAGAATGGCTCCGTCAGCAGATGCCAGATCAGTGGCACTGGCAGGATCGGATCCTCCATTCAAATACCCTTGCTGTTCAGGCTGCCTTGATAACGGGCCCTCATCAGAGAAACTTATTCCTCCTGACGAAGGTGTTTGGTTATAAGGGGACAGTGCAGTTCTTTCAGCTTgcgcttcgtcgcttctctgaGCCTTTTGCCGAATTGCCTCCAACTGGATTGCAATATACTGCAAGTCACCAAGAGATAGCTCACCACCTTGAACCCGGTCAACAATTTGATGCATTTTCTGGATATCACGTTTCAGTCCATCCAGAAGATCctgtgcttctctttctcggtcCGCCGGCATGTCCGTAGTTTCCAAGAGATGCTGAAGAGCATGCATCGACCTCAATATGCGAGCCTTTATATCGAAGGCACCCTGAAGAATTGCTTTCATTAGCGCATCTCTGGGACTTGCTGCCACATGTGATGACAGAGTTATAGGTTGAGGCTCGTGATGAAAGGAAGTTATCGGACTGACAACGCTGATCCTCATTGCCGTGTGAAgggcagctgcagctgctgctaAAGCTGCAGAGCCTGCCTCATCTTCCACGAATATTTGCTCGGATGTGTTGACGTTCGTGTGGTCAAGAGCGTGACTCTTGTATTCGGGGTTCGGCTTGATAATTGACGATTCGAATGGCGTGGGCTCTGCAGCATCTTGTGCCTCGTGTATGTCACCGGTCTTATTTGTGTTTACGTCTGGTGAGAGTCCGTCCATCTGAGATGTGTCGTCCCCGAGGAGGAACTGCCATAAGCTTTGCATCTCATTTTTCGAAAGGTCTCCTCTCTCAAGACGCGAAAGTCCATCTTCAACAACTTCAATATCATCTCTTATTAGTTCGAGCTCTTGGGCCATTTCCTCAAGTGGATCATTGCCTCTGTCAGTGATATTCATGGCTCTAGTCAagctttcttcctcagtcCGCAACTCTGACAACAGCGACTTTAGCAACTCTCGCAGCTTTTCAGGCTGGACTTCCGAGACCGGCGCTGCTGTCCCACTGCCTGGTGGTCCGAATGAATCCCAGCTGTCGTCAGACTGAGGAGATCTGGTTCCgtcttcggtgtctcctcgtgaGAGGTGCTTTCCGACAGGGGCATCGGGCAAGAGAAATGCTGCTGTAGTGGAAGTTCCTGCGAATGTTTCCAGCTCACCGATTATTGCCTCCAGCCGTTGACGTTGGTGATCCGTGAGATGGCCACCTTGCGTCCGTTGATTCTGCATTAAATAGTGAATTTCTGTTATCAACTGTTGTATGCGGTGCAAGTGGGGAGCAACTTCAAAGTTGGGCTTCCCCCCGAAGTGGGCGGAATGGTCGCTCACCACAGATCCGTGCACAGCGTCATGAACAGGCAGAACCGTTACTTCGTCCGTGTATGGCAGGGCACCCCTGACAATGAAAGGTGAGATAGCAACGGATGTGGATGCCGGGTGGAACGCCTTGTCCCTGTGACCGGTGCAACTATTTCCATTGCAGTGGTGTGCTGCATATGCAGACGCCAGATACTCTTTATGCAAGTCACTGAGGTTTTCTCCTGACAAGGAGGACCCATCAGAAATGTTTGCTCTGTCCACAAGATGAGGGTTCTTTCCTACGACGTTGTCCAGATGCAACTCTGGTGCTGCTGGGTTGCTTGCTGTTTGCACGTGAGGAGACGTCTGTTGAGAAAATGAGTATCCACCCGATCGGCTTTTTCCTGTATAGCCATGCAAATATGACTGATGATTGTCACCTTGATGTTCTTCAAGTGCAAAGCTTGCCGCCCGCTCAATGTTTGATGAACTGCCGGATGCGGGGGCTTCGCTCTtcgaggaaaacggaggagTTACGTCCGTTAGCAGCGATGGTACTGGTGAACCGGGAGCCAGAGGTGCGAGTGGAGCCGGCGACCCTTCAGCAAGCACTTCCGAGCTTGCCTCGAACTCGTTTCGTGGATGTTCGTCCAAAAACATATCGTGGTCCGTGTGGTCTTCAGTGGGGAGGAGGCTGTGGAACGCTGTCGGCGGCAAGGGTGCGGATGGTACTGGCGGGAGGAGCAGCCGAGGGTTAGTAATGTAGTACAAACGGTGTTGATTGCCAACGTCGTTGAGATCGACGACATGAGGAGGTGGCACACGTCCGTCCTCCCCAACATAAGTTGGGATATCAGTAGAATCCACTGCTGCCTTTCTGTTAAATTCGTTTATTCCATATGCTCGAGGACCGAAATAGACTCCACCAGGCGGTGGTGGTGGTACTGGCAACTGAACAGTTGAAGAATAGTAAGGAGCGGGTTCCGTTTTGCTTTTGAGGCCCCAAGGTTTGAAGGCCGGCAGTAGACGCCGGGCTCGGGTACCAACTGCATTATAACGTGAACCGTCAGTAGCAGGCCGATCTGTCGCGAACTGAGAAGAGCCCGCAGCTGACTTGGGCCTAGTGGATCGTTCCGGGCTTGACGAGGGTGCCCCAGCGACCGTGTGAGCAAGGGAGAGTGCTGCCAGGGCTGCATGCTGAGTGACTGGGTCGACAGAGGACGTAGTGGAGTCACTGATGCGGTACTTAGTCCGGTCTGGTTCGTTCTTGAGGAGATTATGCAAGGAGGGGTGCAAGCGGTCATTTTCTTTGGTGGAAAGGGAAGTAATAAGATTCGTTGCTGATATTTCCGGTTCTCGTCCTGGACACACCTTCTTGAGAGCAGTCTTCTGGCAAGGATACGATAGCTTCTGCTTTACGACCTGAGAGATAACAGTTGCGCAGAGCTTGACAGGGATGCACAGTAAGGGACCTAATCGATAAGCAGTGTTGTGAAGGAGCTTAAGGCTTCGGTGTGCTGTCGCCCCTCATCCCTCCTCAGCGACTGTCAGAGAAGATTCCTTACCTTATCACAGCGGGACGCaacttctttctccagttcttcaCATTTCTGTCGCACTTGAGTCTCTGAGCATTCGTAGGCTTCCTTGTATTCTTCTTGATCAAAACACTTGCCAGAGAGATAAGTCGGGATGGGCACGCATTCCTCTACCTCTGTTGATTTCACACAGGAGTATTCCATTGTCTTTTTAGCGGCCTGCAATGATTTACAGCGTTTGTAAAGGCAAGACGCATCATACAGGACATCAGATACCACCATATTAACACATTCCCAATTTCTGCTAGTACACGGAAACATGCAACGGGGCTCCCTACCGGGGGACAGCTCGAAAAAGAACGACGACCGATGGATATCGCATTTATGTTCCGGTACTCTCTGCCGAAAGTATGTATCGCAGCAGCTGTTCGAAGAGCCACTTTCTAGCAAGAACCAGAACCACCACAAGCGAGCGATGAAGCAAGTCACCACACGGTCCATGTCTGCACCGATTACCCGCCTTACTCTGACCCATTTTCTCAGTTACCGCAGGGTTTCCAAAGAAAAGATATTCGAACGTACGCGGTAGCAAGTGGTGGCATCAATCTTTTCAACGGGAGAACATGTGGTCGCAGGCACCTTCGTCTGGCAAGGGAACTCTTCGGTGAATGGCAGCGTTTTCGTGCACAGTTCTTTCCGCTTCACCGACCGGGTTTTGCAGTTTGATGGCACAAGCTGCCGCGGCATTGGTTCAGACTGGCACACATAGGTCTCGTCGAACTCCTCAACCTGCAAGAAACCCAATATGTTGCTTTTCCAGAACCATGAGCCGGAATAACTGGGTGGTGTCTTCACTTTCCTTCAGTCACCGTAAGCAAATCTTCAGCGCGAGCGTCCCCTTTTGAAACGTACAATCCTACCATATAGCACGTGTCGGGTTCCGCATCCTTGACTGTTTCGCAAACTTTCTCCTCAACTTCTGTTTCACATTCTCCATCTGCTTTTTTTAGGGAAACATCCGTGCACGTTTTCTGAACGCGCACTGGCATTTCGACACAAATCGGGACGCTGTGCGCCCTGAGTACTGCTGGTGCAGCAAGCGCTCGAAGGTGTCGCTGTCGGCTgttccgctcttcctccgctgcCGACGCCAACGAACCGATGTCGTCGTTTGTCGGAGACGTGGAGTCTCCACCCGATGGTAATGTACCACCTCGGACAGCATTTTCATCGACGTCGGTTCCAAGCATGGACCCGTGGGCTCGGGTAGAGGTAAGTTCAGCTTGAGACACCCCTGAGAGGGGTGTTGCCGTGCTTGAGCAAGTCCGTTTCGTTTCAGTGTATGAGCAGTCGAACTCTTTAACATACTGTTCTTCCTGCAGGCAATTGTCACATGAGCATGAAAGTGACAACAATgacaagcgagaagagcTGCAAGCTAACGCCCTCACTCGTTGTGAACCCCTTTTGCTTCGGGTCTTCCGCAGGGGACCGCGGAATCGCCTACGCGTGGAGGATGGCAAAACCACACTCACCTTGATACATGGGCGCTTTCGCATTTGCTTTATCACCTTGCAATTTTGCCTCATACGGGGACGAGAACACGCATACGGAACGTGCCGTTGAGCTTTCCGATGGCACATAGGACCTCCGCCGATGGATGGGAAGGAATCATTGGGAGACGTATCGTCGTTCTTGCCTTGGGTTAGCTGTGCCATCTTGCGAAACACCTTGTGAGGAatcttgtttttcctccagGATTCGTGGTCTTTGGGCTGGGTCCTCGAAGGCGTCTGCGGCAGTGTTATGAATTCAAGTTGGCCCTCGCAGTAGGTTTCAAAGGTTTCCTTGACGCAGTTGAATGACACTGGTTTTACCACGGATTTCGTACATTGATCTGAAACTTGAATGTCTTGGACCGTGCATTCTTCCACGGT
This portion of the Toxoplasma gondii ME49 chromosome III, whole genome shotgun sequence genome encodes:
- a CDS encoding hypothetical protein (encoded by transcript TGME49_254760); protein product: MTEHTHNSSAAAWSQQLEELLVRESGHHKIKGGVRTLYEAGGKGQLLSMAETLLSPTTKVVAILVGSANCTIMWPPTDTDGPGGAFAITRTLQRLGRQVVLVTDELNHEQVFEALKKANLSMDECADLTAATLKDIPIETAAYVKFACQRNWTEAEDVRLQNVYDAADFILNLGRPGPGEEGETRAHDRANMTAFDSSFKFFFTRPERFALRPDHVATTAVIGELGNELGMGGLISCVKENVEYGEDIGCSVQADFTLVATTANWGAWGLSAMLTLLSIASGEKISADSLLPDVVSQKLILKTLVEEGARCGLTWTRDEIIDRFESEENWKFLNELRQLTFSLLESSQGQKSLPSSEKISTPASSNLVDMTMSQNIRNTRADS
- a CDS encoding hypothetical protein (encoded by transcript TGME49_254790), which gives rise to MHPVGLLACASFLLCVIRSPELAAGASAASNEILNSVDDAYSNPHIERPSGGLGKCVEKTVSVEEMCHEVVQLEEPYSCPKREKRVACRPQILQVPRVCHRVGMRWIEKPCNLVDYELKCSKRLIELPGKCTKEWTIQQPYPCALSSTVEECTVQDIQVSDQCTKSVVKPVSFNCVKETFETYCEGQLEFITLPQTPSRTQPKDHESWRKNKIPHKVFRKMAQLTQGKNDDTSPNDSFPSIGGGPMCHRKAQRHVPYACSRPRMRQNCKVIKQMRKRPCIKEEQYVKEFDCSYTETKRTCSSTATPLSGVSQAELTSTRAHGSMLGTDVDENAVRGGTLPSGGDSTSPTNDDIGSLASAAEEERNSRQRHLRALAAPAVLRAHSVPICVEMPVRVQKTCTDVSLKKADGECETEVEEKVCETVKDAEPDTCYMVEEFDETYVCQSEPMPRQLVPSNCKTRSVKRKELCTKTLPFTEEFPCQTKVPATTCSPVEKIDATTCYRAAKKTMEYSCVKSTEVEECVPIPTYLSGKCFDQEEYKEAYECSETQVRQKCEELEKEVASRCDKVVKQKLSYPCQKTALKKVCPGREPEISATNLITSLSTKENDRLHPSLHNLLKNEPDRTKYRISDSTTSSVDPVTQHAALAALSLAHTVAGAPSSSPERSTRPKSAAGSSQFATDRPATDGSRYNAVGTRARRLLPAFKPWGLKSKTEPAPYYSSTVQLPVPPPPPGGVYFGPRAYGINEFNRKAAVDSTDIPTYVGEDGRVPPPHVVDLNDVGNQHRLYYITNPRLLLPPVPSAPLPPTAFHSLLPTEDHTDHDMFLDEHPRNEFEASSEVLAEGSPAPLAPLAPGSPVPSLLTDVTPPFSSKSEAPASGSSSNIERAASFALEEHQGDNHQSYLHGYTGKSRSGGYSFSQQTSPHVQTASNPAAPELHLDNVVGKNPHLVDRANISDGSSLSGENLSDLHKEYLASAYAAHHCNGNSCTGHRDKAFHPASTSVAISPFIVRGALPYTDEVTVLPVHDAVHGSVVSDHSAHFGGKPNFEVAPHLHRIQQLITEIHYLMQNQRTQGGHLTDHQRQRLEAIIGELETFAGTSTTAAFLLPDAPVGKHLSRGDTEDGTRSPQSDDSWDSFGPPGSGTAAPVSEVQPEKLRELLKSLLSELRTEEESLTRAMNITDRGNDPLEEMAQELELIRDDIEVVEDGLSRLERGDLSKNEMQSLWQFLLGDDTSQMDGLSPDVNTNKTGDIHEAQDAAEPTPFESSIIKPNPEYKSHALDHTNVNTSEQIFVEDEAGSAALAAAAAALHTAMRISVVSPITSFHHEPQPITLSSHVAASPRDALMKAILQGAFDIKARILRSMHALQHLLETTDMPADREREAQDLLDGLKRDIQKMHQIVDRVQGGELSLGDLQYIAIQLEAIRQKAQRSDEAQAERTALSPYNQTPSSGGISFSDEGPLSRQPEQQGYLNGGSDPASATDLASADGAILSSQGRGAVASTSGIAEPFSERKSSDFSAPSARTNVYITINIDETGSVTAAR
- a CDS encoding hypothetical protein (encoded by transcript TGME49_254780~Signal peptide predicted by SignalP 2.0 HMM (probability 0.998) with cleavage site probability 0.876 at residue 22); this encodes MKPARCCIGVCMAATLCGSAYAAGEELKQTPFGPGGSTALLSAFEGKSDFKIRVHAPEEDTEDVLEALDSLLRIEQAERRADEDDYVSEKQRLLNIQKNRIRDIVQAAFEPIHAMIPNPVRAEVERNLPPRETV
- a CDS encoding Ser/Thr phosphatase family protein (encoded by transcript TGME49_254770); the protein is MFFPLQRGSWFSMELTSIGSLLSQWRPPWTEKREPPSRRSVAVPPFIESTWHNYLRVRVSASMSLVVLTFLLTCFMVRPMTAVTSDPLDFHWPGSRILAVGDLHGDIGNTMLLLYGAGVVDEDGNWIAGDTLLIQTGDVVDRGPDGKRIYDYFASLSAQATEQGGKIIQLLGNHDVMNICGDFRYAHPSETIEFGGALERRRQFMDGGHYGNMLRSFPLSIKANGVIFSHAGIPSDFAVLGLSKLTQQLREELANDCKLHNSRFYNEAMGSSTGDLFVAGSQGPLWTRVYSMGQMTKICEELDKTLGILDSEKMVIGHTVQESGNIEVYCGGRLLLIDTGVSRYVADSPRMLEIRDGTFFEWRLDISKQGTDSEPNVRGSKRQLNIPPLKNSTDITTTNTDDGGSCGEENSNGSSRGDEL